One part of the Sphingopyxis sp. TUF1 genome encodes these proteins:
- a CDS encoding helix-turn-helix domain-containing protein — protein sequence MADRATPPTLGAVMKGIRARNGWTLKEMSAKSGIPVSTLSKVEHDRLTLSYDKLQQLSQRLKIRMSDLFAEDEEDAAPRVTGRRSIATIDRAARVTTDNYDYHYLCTDLRQKRMIPILTRIRAHSAREFGELVHHQGEEFIYVLEGRIEVHSEFYDPVTLDVGQGIYIDSSMGHAYVVADGCEEALVLGVCSSADDGLMDSLMSLHG from the coding sequence ATGGCCGACCGTGCAACGCCGCCGACGCTCGGCGCGGTGATGAAGGGGATAAGGGCGCGAAACGGTTGGACGCTCAAGGAAATGAGCGCGAAGTCGGGCATCCCCGTATCGACGCTGTCGAAGGTCGAGCACGACCGGCTCACGCTGAGTTACGACAAACTTCAGCAGCTCAGCCAGCGACTCAAAATTCGCATGTCGGACTTGTTCGCCGAGGACGAGGAGGATGCCGCACCCCGCGTCACCGGGCGCCGCAGCATCGCGACGATCGACCGGGCGGCGCGCGTCACCACCGATAACTACGATTATCATTATCTCTGCACCGACCTCCGGCAAAAACGGATGATCCCGATCCTCACGCGCATCCGTGCGCACAGCGCGCGCGAGTTCGGCGAGCTGGTTCATCATCAGGGTGAGGAATTCATCTACGTCCTCGAAGGCCGGATCGAGGTGCACAGCGAGTTTTACGACCCCGTCACACTCGACGTCGGCCAGGGCATCTATATCGATTCGTCGATGGGTCACGCCTATGTCGTCGCTGACGGGTGTGAAGAGGCGCTGGTGCTTGGCGTCTGTTCGAGCGCCGACGACGGGCTGATGGATTCGCTGATGAGTCTGCACGGATAA
- a CDS encoding dipeptide epimerase, producing the protein MATQRTQGLTLDLRVERFPYHQPFRISGHVFTETALLVAELSDGEHVGRGEGAGVYYLGDDIDHMLGQAARVQGAIERGATREDLQQLLPPGGARNALDCAFWDLEAKQTGRPVWQLAGLDAPKALRSTLTLGADKPERMAAAAQAIDAEAPVKVKLTGDLADDVARIEAIRAARPGAWIGVDANQGYDVGTLRDLLPVLLAARVAQLEQPLKRGCEADLDELKRPLPFVADESALSLSDTASLVGRFDVVNIKLDKCGGLTEGLAIARQAKTLGLDVMVGNMMGTSLSMAPSYLVGQLCDIVDLDGPTFLARDRVPGVKYRDGMIHCPAEIWGS; encoded by the coding sequence ATGGCGACGCAGCGAACGCAGGGATTGACGCTCGACCTTCGGGTCGAGCGTTTTCCCTATCACCAGCCGTTCCGCATTTCGGGGCATGTCTTTACCGAAACCGCGCTGCTCGTCGCCGAACTCTCCGATGGCGAGCATGTCGGGCGCGGCGAGGGGGCGGGGGTCTATTATCTCGGCGACGACATCGACCATATGCTTGGCCAGGCGGCCCGCGTGCAGGGTGCGATCGAGCGCGGCGCGACGCGCGAGGATTTGCAGCAATTGCTGCCGCCCGGTGGCGCACGCAACGCGCTCGACTGCGCCTTTTGGGATCTAGAAGCCAAGCAGACGGGGCGGCCTGTGTGGCAGCTTGCCGGACTGGACGCGCCAAAGGCGCTGCGCTCAACGCTGACGCTCGGCGCCGATAAGCCCGAACGGATGGCGGCGGCCGCACAGGCGATTGACGCGGAGGCGCCGGTCAAGGTCAAGCTTACCGGCGACCTGGCCGACGATGTCGCGCGCATCGAGGCGATCCGCGCGGCGCGGCCCGGCGCCTGGATCGGCGTCGACGCCAATCAGGGCTATGATGTCGGAACGCTGCGCGACCTGCTGCCCGTGCTCCTCGCGGCCAGGGTCGCGCAGCTCGAACAGCCGCTGAAACGCGGGTGCGAGGCCGATCTCGATGAGTTGAAGCGTCCGTTGCCCTTCGTCGCTGACGAAAGCGCGCTGTCGCTCTCCGACACCGCTTCGCTCGTCGGGCGCTTCGACGTGGTGAATATCAAGCTCGATAAATGCGGTGGGCTGACCGAGGGGCTGGCGATCGCGCGGCAGGCGAAGACGCTGGGCCTCGACGTCATGGTCGGCAACATGATGGGGACCAGCCTGTCGATGGCGCCATCCTATCTGGTCGGGCAGCTGTGCGACATTGTCGATCTCGACGGACCGACCTTCCTCGCGCGCGATCGTGTGCCCGGTGTCAAGTATCGCGATGGGATGATCCATTGCCCGGCGGAAATATGGGGGTCATGA
- a CDS encoding serine hydrolase → MRFIRKAMIGLAALAALPLAAQGPVPAPAVKKAETMAPKGMVSAPVALDSKDLEAWMDGYLPYALERGRIPGAVVVVVRGDEVLLQKGYGFADVAKRAPVLPETTLFRPGSVSKLVTWTAVMQQVEAGKIDLDKDVNAYLDFKIPPFDGKPITMRQIMTHTAGFEESVRYLISSDPKAVKTLKELMPLALPKRVFAPGTTPAYSNYATALAGYIVERVSGQNFDDYVETRIFKPLGMTHSTFRQPLPARLAPYMAKGYSDVTGKAEPFEMVIPGPAGSLSASGADMAKFMIAHLNGGGGILKPETVAQMHNFKAPGVGPLNSMALGFYEQQVNGRRAIAHGGDTVWFHSYLWLFPDSDIGIFLSMNAQGKDGATGAVRSALFHKFADRYLPGEEKPGQVDAATAREHAQMMVGNYVSSRGSFTNFLSLLGLLGQATISLTEDGKLSFPALDGLGAGARDWVEVEPFVWRDTGTGERLAAEVKDGRVVRMSVDAGSPFMVFEPAPAGVNAAWLNPALIFAFGIILLAALAWPVRALVRRNFKADFALTSKSLRAYRLSRVFAWLALGALAGWIGLIAAFSADIGSIGGPLDWLIHLLRILTPLAAFGLLVTAAWHLWLCIKDKRRWTMKLGAVLLILAAAVLVWVTLTFHLYGFGMVY, encoded by the coding sequence ATGCGTTTCATCCGCAAGGCGATGATCGGGCTCGCGGCATTGGCCGCGCTGCCATTGGCCGCACAGGGGCCAGTGCCTGCGCCAGCCGTGAAGAAGGCCGAAACGATGGCGCCGAAGGGTATGGTCTCGGCGCCTGTCGCGCTCGATTCAAAAGATCTCGAGGCGTGGATGGACGGCTATCTGCCATATGCGCTCGAGCGGGGACGCATTCCCGGCGCGGTTGTGGTTGTGGTTCGCGGCGACGAGGTTTTGCTTCAAAAGGGCTATGGGTTCGCCGACGTCGCGAAGCGAGCGCCGGTGCTTCCCGAAACCACGCTTTTTCGACCCGGATCGGTGTCGAAGCTGGTCACCTGGACGGCCGTGATGCAGCAGGTGGAGGCCGGCAAGATCGATCTGGACAAGGATGTTAACGCCTACCTCGATTTCAAGATTCCTCCCTTTGACGGCAAACCGATCACGATGCGCCAGATCATGACGCATACCGCTGGTTTCGAGGAATCGGTGCGCTACCTCATCAGCAGCGATCCCAAGGCGGTTAAAACGCTCAAAGAGCTGATGCCGCTTGCGCTGCCCAAACGCGTGTTCGCGCCCGGCACGACGCCCGCCTATTCCAATTATGCGACAGCGCTCGCCGGTTACATCGTCGAGCGTGTCAGCGGTCAGAATTTCGACGATTATGTCGAAACCCGGATCTTCAAGCCGCTCGGCATGACGCATTCGACCTTCCGCCAGCCGCTGCCCGCGCGTCTCGCACCGTATATGGCAAAGGGCTATTCCGACGTTACGGGCAAGGCGGAGCCCTTCGAAATGGTCATTCCCGGCCCCGCGGGCAGCCTGTCAGCGAGCGGTGCCGACATGGCGAAGTTTATGATTGCGCACCTGAATGGCGGCGGCGGAATTTTGAAGCCTGAAACCGTCGCGCAGATGCACAATTTCAAGGCTCCCGGCGTCGGTCCGCTCAACAGCATGGCGCTGGGCTTCTACGAGCAACAGGTCAACGGGCGCCGCGCGATCGCGCATGGCGGCGATACCGTCTGGTTCCACTCCTATCTGTGGCTGTTTCCCGATAGCGACATCGGCATTTTCCTGTCGATGAACGCGCAGGGCAAGGATGGCGCCACGGGCGCGGTGCGCAGCGCGCTCTTCCACAAATTCGCCGACCGCTATCTTCCCGGCGAAGAAAAGCCGGGGCAGGTCGATGCCGCGACCGCCCGCGAACATGCGCAGATGATGGTCGGCAATTATGTCAGCAGCCGCGGTTCCTTCACTAATTTCCTGAGCCTGCTGGGCCTGCTCGGACAAGCGACAATCTCGCTGACCGAAGACGGCAAGCTCAGCTTTCCCGCGCTCGATGGCCTTGGCGCCGGTGCACGCGACTGGGTCGAGGTCGAACCCTTCGTCTGGCGCGACACGGGCACCGGCGAGCGCCTTGCCGCCGAGGTTAAGGATGGCCGCGTCGTGCGCATGAGCGTCGATGCCGGATCCCCGTTCATGGTGTTCGAACCGGCGCCTGCCGGCGTCAACGCCGCCTGGCTCAATCCCGCATTGATTTTCGCCTTCGGCATCATCCTGCTCGCCGCGCTTGCCTGGCCGGTGCGCGCACTGGTGCGACGCAACTTCAAGGCGGATTTCGCGCTCACAAGCAAATCGCTCCGCGCCTATCGCTTGTCGCGTGTCTTCGCGTGGCTCGCACTCGGGGCGCTGGCGGGGTGGATCGGGCTGATCGCGGCCTTTTCGGCCGACATCGGCAGCATCGGCGGGCCGCTCGACTGGTTGATCCACCTGCTGCGCATCCTCACCCCGCTTGCCGCTTTCGGCTTGCTCGTGACCGCAGCATGGCACCTGTGGCTTTGCATCAAGGACAAGCGGCGCTGGACGATGAAGCTCGGCGCGGTGCTGCTGATCCTCGCCGCCGCGGTGCTTGTGTGGGTCACGCTCACCTTCCATCTCTATGGCTTCGGGATGGTCTATTGA